The Cellulophaga sp. L1A9 genome window below encodes:
- a CDS encoding carbon-nitrogen hydrolase family protein has translation MNNLLKVALAQIAPVWLDKEATLKKIETSIAEAAAQKAELIVFGEALLPGYPFWLALTDGAAWDLKVNKEIHAHYVRNAIQVEAGELDSVCNLAKEHSIAIYLGIMERAKNRGGHSIYCSLVYINELGEIKSVHRKLQPTYDERLTWAPGDGNGLQVHPLKEFTVGGLNCWENWMPLPRTALYGLGENLHIAVWPGSDHNTKDITRFIARESRSFVISVSSLMKKTDFPKATPHIEAILEKSSEVLANGGSCIAGPDGEWLVEPVLDTEGLIYHTLDFNRVYEERQNFDVVGHYSRPDVTKLTVNRERQSTVAYND, from the coding sequence ATGAATAATTTACTAAAAGTGGCATTGGCGCAAATTGCTCCAGTTTGGTTAGATAAAGAAGCAACCCTAAAGAAAATAGAAACTTCCATTGCAGAGGCGGCAGCCCAAAAAGCAGAATTAATAGTTTTTGGGGAAGCCTTATTACCAGGGTATCCTTTTTGGTTGGCATTAACTGACGGTGCTGCCTGGGATTTAAAAGTAAATAAAGAAATTCATGCACATTATGTTCGTAATGCTATACAGGTAGAAGCAGGAGAACTAGACTCGGTTTGTAATTTGGCAAAAGAGCATAGTATTGCCATTTATTTGGGGATTATGGAGCGTGCAAAAAATAGAGGTGGTCATAGTATTTACTGCTCTTTAGTTTATATTAATGAATTGGGTGAAATAAAATCTGTTCATCGTAAACTACAACCTACCTACGATGAGCGTTTAACTTGGGCTCCAGGAGATGGTAATGGGTTGCAAGTTCATCCCTTAAAGGAATTTACAGTGGGTGGATTAAATTGTTGGGAAAATTGGATGCCCTTACCCAGAACAGCACTTTATGGTTTAGGCGAAAACCTACATATAGCCGTGTGGCCTGGTAGTGATCATAACACGAAAGATATTACCCGTTTTATCGCACGTGAGTCGCGTAGTTTTGTAATTTCGGTATCTTCTTTAATGAAGAAAACAGATTTCCCTAAAGCTACTCCACATATAGAAGCAATCTTAGAAAAATCTTCTGAAGTTTTGGCAAATGGAGGGTCTTGCATAGCAGGACCGGATGGAGAATGGCTAGTGGAACCTGTTTTGGATACCGAAGGGCTTATCTATCATACTTTAGATTTCAATAGGGTGTATGAAGAGCGTCAGAATTTTGATGTAGTAGGTCATTACTCTAGACCAGATGTTACCAAGTTAACAGTGAATAGAGAGCGA
- a CDS encoding geranylgeranylglycerol-phosphate geranylgeranyltransferase has protein sequence MLNRKNKLLLLKLLSLFSVVRGYNILIIVIAQYLASIYILSPNLPLRKVVFDFNLFLIVLSSAMVIAAGYIINNFYDAEKDLINKPHKTMLDRLVSQRFKLSTYFVLNFLSVLVASYVSFKAVLFFSSYIFGIWIYSHKLKRIPFIGNFISATLAVAPFFVVFVYYRNFEHVIFVHALFLFLVILARELIKDLENIAGDIAQNYKTIPILYGENTSKTIIGILFLLTLIPSLLLILKFDVGYMYIYFIACVILLLLCLVLLLRSDSKKHYILLHNILKFIIIAGVFSILLINVNLVLNRIL, from the coding sequence ATGCTTAATAGAAAAAACAAGCTCCTGCTTTTAAAGTTATTGAGTCTGTTTTCAGTAGTTAGAGGATACAATATTTTAATTATTGTAATCGCTCAATATTTAGCATCTATCTATATTTTATCACCTAATTTACCGCTGCGTAAAGTAGTTTTTGATTTCAATCTTTTCCTTATAGTGTTATCCTCTGCTATGGTCATTGCGGCAGGATATATTATCAATAATTTTTACGACGCTGAGAAAGATTTAATTAATAAACCACATAAAACAATGTTGGATAGGCTGGTAAGTCAGCGTTTTAAACTAAGCACTTATTTTGTTTTAAATTTTCTATCCGTTCTTGTAGCAAGCTATGTTTCTTTTAAAGCAGTTTTATTTTTTTCGTCTTATATATTCGGAATTTGGATTTATTCCCACAAGCTAAAAAGAATTCCGTTTATTGGAAATTTCATATCCGCAACGCTAGCAGTAGCACCTTTTTTCGTGGTTTTTGTATACTATAGGAATTTTGAACATGTAATATTTGTTCATGCCCTATTTTTGTTTTTAGTAATTCTAGCACGGGAATTAATTAAAGATTTAGAAAACATAGCGGGTGATATTGCTCAGAATTATAAAACGATTCCGATTCTTTACGGAGAAAATACATCAAAAACTATTATAGGCATCTTGTTTTTATTAACCTTAATCCCATCGCTGTTATTAATTTTAAAGTTTGATGTTGGCTACATGTATATCTATTTTATAGCCTGCGTTATCTTGTTATTGTTATGTCTTGTTTTGTTGTTGCGTTCCGATTCTAAAAAGCATTATATCTTACTGCATAATATTCTTAAATTTATAATTATAGCTGGGGTTTTTAGTATCTTGTTGATCAATGTAAACCTGGTATTAAATAGAATTTTATAA
- a CDS encoding mevalonate kinase, producing MKGPLFYSKILLFGEYGIIKDSKGLSIPYNFFKGALKSDDNLSDEAKKSNSSLDRFAVYLEELSVKNPDLVVFDIVLLKKDVAEGMYFDSSIPQGYGVGSSGALVAAIYDKYAFDKITVLENLTREKLLTLKTVFGKMESFFHGKSSGLDPLNSYLSLPILINSKDNIESTSIPSQNAEGKGAVFLLDSGIVGETAPMVQIFMEQMKEKGFRKMLKEQFIKHTDACVEDFVSGNMSSLFGNLKQLSHVVLDNFKPMIPVEFHKLWKHGIDTNEYYLKLCGSGGGGYILGFTEDFEKAKKSLNGHKLEVVYNF from the coding sequence GTGAAGGGACCATTATTTTATTCAAAAATTTTACTTTTCGGAGAATATGGAATTATAAAAGATTCCAAGGGGCTTTCCATACCTTATAACTTCTTTAAAGGAGCTTTAAAATCTGATGATAACCTATCAGATGAAGCAAAAAAATCTAACAGTAGTTTAGACCGTTTTGCAGTATATCTTGAAGAATTATCGGTAAAAAATCCAGATTTAGTAGTTTTTGATATAGTACTTCTTAAAAAGGATGTGGCAGAAGGAATGTATTTTGATAGCTCTATCCCACAAGGGTACGGTGTAGGGAGTAGTGGTGCTTTAGTTGCTGCTATTTACGACAAATATGCCTTTGATAAAATTACAGTTCTAGAGAATCTTACTAGAGAAAAATTACTGACTTTAAAGACCGTATTCGGAAAAATGGAGTCATTTTTTCACGGAAAGTCTTCAGGTTTAGATCCTTTAAATAGTTACTTAAGCCTCCCAATTTTAATTAATTCTAAAGATAATATAGAATCTACCAGCATCCCTTCTCAAAATGCGGAAGGTAAAGGTGCAGTATTTTTGTTAGATAGTGGTATCGTTGGAGAAACGGCACCAATGGTTCAAATTTTTATGGAACAAATGAAAGAAAAAGGCTTCCGTAAGATGTTGAAAGAACAATTTATAAAACATACAGATGCTTGTGTTGAAGATTTTGTAAGTGGTAACATGAGTTCTCTTTTTGGAAATTTAAAGCAACTTTCTCACGTTGTTTTAGATAACTTTAAACCTATGATCCCCGTTGAGTTTCATAAACTTTGGAAACACGGAATTGATACTAACGAATATTACTTGAAACTTTGTGGTTCTGGTGGTGGTGGTTATATCTTAGGGTTTACGGAAGATTTTGAGAAGGCCAAAAAGTCTTTAAATGGTCATAAATTAGAAGTAGTATATAACTTCTAA
- a CDS encoding diphosphomevalonate/mevalonate 3,5-bisphosphate decarboxylase family protein, which produces MIEKDFIPSAYNHTIKEGKVSYKSPSNIALVKYWGKKENQLPQNPSISFTLDACATTTTVSFKKAKNLNDDYSFDLLFEGKSKEDFKPKIKTFFSRIAAYLPFLKEYHFTIETSNSFPHSSGIASSASGMSALALCLVALEKQLNPEMSDDYFIKKASFLARLGSGSACRSIEGDIVQWGKHEKTEGSSDLFGIKYPYEVHDNFRRFHDTILLVDKGQKQVSSTVGHNLMHNHPFATKRFEQAHENLDKLITVFKSGNLKEFIAIVESEALTLHAMMMTSMPYFILMKPNTLEIINKIWEFREKSGTNVCFTLDAGANVHVLYPENEKDTVFQFIQEELIAYCENQQYICDRIGFGAKQLKMNA; this is translated from the coding sequence ATGATTGAAAAAGACTTTATTCCTTCGGCATATAACCATACGATTAAGGAAGGTAAAGTAAGCTACAAATCACCTAGTAATATAGCTTTGGTTAAATATTGGGGGAAAAAAGAAAATCAATTACCACAAAATCCTTCTATTAGCTTTACGCTAGATGCTTGTGCAACAACAACTACGGTTTCTTTTAAAAAAGCAAAAAATTTAAATGATGATTATTCATTTGATTTGTTATTTGAAGGAAAATCAAAGGAAGATTTTAAACCGAAAATCAAAACTTTTTTTTCTAGAATAGCAGCTTATTTGCCATTTTTAAAAGAATATCATTTCACTATAGAAACATCAAATTCTTTTCCACACAGCAGTGGTATCGCTTCTTCCGCAAGCGGAATGTCTGCTTTAGCCTTGTGTTTGGTAGCTTTAGAGAAACAACTTAATCCTGAAATGAGCGATGATTATTTTATTAAGAAGGCATCCTTTTTAGCCAGATTAGGGTCGGGCAGTGCGTGCAGAAGTATAGAAGGTGATATTGTACAGTGGGGAAAACATGAAAAAACGGAAGGAAGTTCAGATTTATTCGGCATTAAATACCCTTATGAAGTTCATGATAATTTTAGACGTTTTCATGATACTATCTTATTAGTAGATAAAGGTCAGAAACAAGTAAGTAGTACCGTAGGGCATAATTTAATGCATAATCATCCATTCGCAACAAAGCGTTTTGAGCAAGCGCATGAAAATTTAGATAAGTTGATTACTGTTTTTAAAAGTGGAAATTTAAAAGAATTTATAGCCATCGTAGAGAGTGAAGCGTTAACCTTGCATGCCATGATGATGACGAGTATGCCTTATTTTATCTTAATGAAACCAAATACCTTGGAGATTATCAATAAGATTTGGGAATTCAGAGAGAAATCTGGTACTAATGTTTGCTTTACTTTAGATGCAGGAGCAAATGTTCATGTACTTTATCCTGAAAATGAGAAAGACACCGTTTTTCAATTTATTCAAGAAGAGTTAATTGCATATTGTGAAAACCAGCAGTATATTTGCGACAGAATTGGATTTGGTGCTAAACAATTAAAAATGAATGCATAA
- a CDS encoding TspO/MBR family protein — protein sequence MKRQIYYISIAIAICLVIGFLSGFATKASILDWYPALNKPSFNPPNAIFAPVWSVLYVMMGIAAGLVWAKGFHHIWVQTALYHFIFQLLFNALWSIVFFGLKEPFWALIVILTLLVLIILTIRWFKVVNTTAAYLLVPYLLWVCFATVLNYKIWELN from the coding sequence GTGAAAAGACAAATATATTATATCAGCATTGCTATTGCCATTTGTTTGGTGATAGGATTTCTATCTGGTTTTGCCACAAAGGCATCTATATTAGATTGGTACCCTGCACTTAATAAGCCTAGCTTTAATCCGCCTAATGCTATTTTTGCTCCCGTTTGGAGCGTTTTATATGTAATGATGGGTATTGCCGCAGGATTAGTTTGGGCTAAGGGTTTTCATCACATTTGGGTACAAACAGCCTTGTATCATTTTATTTTTCAATTACTCTTCAACGCTTTGTGGAGTATTGTCTTTTTCGGATTGAAAGAACCTTTTTGGGCGTTAATTGTAATTCTGACCCTTTTGGTGCTAATCATACTAACTATCCGCTGGTTTAAAGTCGTAAATACTACAGCCGCCTATCTCCTTGTTCCGTATTTACTTTGGGTTTGCTTTGCTACAGTACTGAACTATAAAATATGGGAGCTTAATTAG
- a CDS encoding DUF1697 domain-containing protein, with product MKTYILLLRGINVSGQKKMKMADLKQSLEKLGLQNIQTYIQSGNVVFNSVETSKSSLEDSIGMLIFETYKFEVPVLLFEAKEFEEIIEDSSYLDPEIIEANHSYFVLLKTKADAALVQMLNSELFPNEEFTISSKCIYLNCKVGYGKAKCNNNFFERKLKVQATTRNFKTMSQLAALSKAAN from the coding sequence ATGAAAACCTATATTTTACTTTTACGCGGCATAAATGTTTCTGGTCAGAAAAAGATGAAGATGGCAGACCTGAAGCAATCTTTAGAGAAGTTAGGTTTGCAAAACATTCAGACCTATATTCAAAGTGGGAATGTGGTTTTTAACTCAGTAGAAACCTCAAAATCAAGTTTAGAAGACAGTATAGGGATGTTAATTTTTGAAACCTATAAATTTGAAGTTCCTGTATTACTATTTGAGGCGAAAGAATTTGAGGAAATTATAGAAGATTCATCATATTTAGATCCAGAAATTATAGAAGCTAATCACAGTTATTTTGTGCTTCTGAAAACAAAGGCAGATGCTGCTTTAGTCCAAATGCTCAACTCAGAACTATTTCCGAATGAAGAATTTACAATTTCTTCAAAATGTATCTATTTAAATTGTAAAGTGGGGTACGGGAAAGCCAAATGTAATAACAATTTTTTTGAACGTAAATTAAAGGTTCAGGCGACAACAAGAAATTTTAAAACAATGTCTCAATTAGCGGCACTATCAAAAGCTGCTAATTAA
- a CDS encoding NAD(P)/FAD-dependent oxidoreductase produces the protein MFDVIIVGGGAAGYYAAIHIAEANPALKIAILERGKEVLTKVKVSGGGRCNVTHAEFDPNELVKNYPRGEKELRGPFHTYCSGDTIAFFDKRGITLKIEEDGRMFPESNTSQTIIDCFTSETERLGVKLLRNSSVVAIETVQKSEASPLGGWMIASIQKKYYAKKLLVATGSNPKIWKLLEKLGHTIVPPVPSLFTFNIKDARIASIPGVSTHASVEVLEKNLPSKVSIHLKSKIASKALLVSDGPLLITHWGMSGPAILKLSAWGARMLNDWSYKFKIRVNWLPEYEEEGMLQLLLQVKDVEAKKTVLRTNAVAIPKRLWINLVKASGISEEVKWADVTKVQLQHLAKELTAGEYHVDGKSTFKEEFVTAGGVDLKEINFKTYESKVVANLFFAGEVINVDAITGGFNFQNAWTSGYIAAQAIAAEK, from the coding sequence ATGTTTGATGTAATTATAGTGGGGGGTGGAGCGGCCGGTTATTATGCTGCGATTCATATCGCAGAGGCAAATCCAGCACTGAAAATTGCCATATTAGAGCGTGGTAAGGAAGTATTAACGAAAGTTAAAGTTTCTGGTGGCGGACGCTGCAATGTGACACACGCAGAATTTGATCCTAATGAATTGGTGAAAAACTATCCTAGAGGAGAAAAAGAATTGCGAGGCCCTTTTCATACGTATTGTAGTGGAGATACAATTGCTTTTTTTGATAAAAGAGGAATTACACTTAAGATAGAAGAAGATGGAAGAATGTTTCCAGAAAGTAATACGTCACAAACTATTATTGATTGTTTTACGAGTGAAACAGAACGCTTAGGAGTAAAATTGCTTAGAAACAGTTCTGTAGTGGCAATTGAGACTGTTCAGAAATCTGAAGCATCACCCTTAGGTGGTTGGATGATAGCATCTATTCAGAAAAAATATTACGCTAAAAAGCTTTTAGTAGCTACAGGGAGTAATCCAAAAATATGGAAGCTTTTAGAGAAATTAGGGCATACGATAGTGCCACCAGTCCCGTCATTATTTACATTTAATATTAAAGACGCTCGTATAGCGAGCATTCCTGGGGTAAGTACTCATGCCTCCGTAGAGGTTTTAGAAAAAAACTTACCTAGTAAAGTGAGTATCCATCTAAAAAGTAAAATAGCATCTAAGGCGTTATTGGTTTCAGATGGCCCTCTATTGATAACCCATTGGGGTATGAGCGGTCCAGCAATTTTAAAATTATCTGCATGGGGTGCGAGGATGCTAAATGATTGGAGTTATAAATTTAAAATTAGGGTAAACTGGTTGCCAGAATACGAAGAGGAAGGAATGTTGCAATTGTTACTTCAAGTAAAAGACGTAGAGGCTAAAAAGACTGTGTTGCGTACAAATGCGGTAGCTATTCCTAAAAGACTTTGGATTAATTTGGTAAAAGCTTCTGGCATTTCGGAAGAGGTGAAATGGGCAGATGTTACAAAGGTTCAGCTTCAACACTTGGCTAAAGAATTAACGGCAGGAGAATATCATGTAGATGGTAAAAGTACTTTCAAGGAAGAGTTTGTAACCGCTGGTGGTGTAGATTTAAAAGAAATCAATTTTAAAACCTATGAGAGTAAGGTAGTTGCTAATTTATTTTTTGCCGGAGAAGTTATTAATGTTGATGCAATAACGGGTGGTTTTAATTTTCAAAATGCCTGGACTAGCGGATATATTGCAGCTCAGGCAATTGCGGCTGAAAAATAA
- a CDS encoding glycerophosphodiester phosphodiesterase family protein: MENKSPLVIGHRGAMGHETENTIPSIQKALELGVDMIEIDVFKIASGEIVVFHDDVVERLTDGIGNIEEYTWEQLQKITVTGNHKIPLLTDVIAVIDRQVPLNIELKGAGTAKDVNRIIAGYLQKGWSLDDFLISSFNWEELKLMRAENATISIAVLIENDDPLEAIPVAKELKAVAINPDYEKLNLEIANEIRAAGFKIYPWTVNKPEAIDEMKRIGVDGMFTNFPERIK; encoded by the coding sequence ATGGAAAATAAATCACCTTTGGTTATTGGGCATCGCGGTGCAATGGGCCACGAGACTGAAAATACAATTCCTTCAATCCAAAAGGCTTTGGAGTTAGGGGTAGATATGATAGAGATAGATGTCTTTAAAATTGCAAGCGGAGAAATCGTTGTTTTTCATGATGATGTTGTCGAACGTTTAACAGACGGGATAGGAAATATAGAAGAATATACTTGGGAGCAACTGCAGAAGATTACGGTTACAGGAAATCATAAGATACCTTTGCTTACGGATGTAATAGCGGTAATAGATAGGCAGGTTCCTTTAAATATTGAATTAAAAGGAGCAGGGACTGCCAAAGATGTTAATCGTATTATTGCAGGATACCTTCAAAAAGGATGGTCTTTAGATGATTTTTTAATTTCTAGCTTTAATTGGGAAGAACTTAAACTAATGCGAGCAGAAAATGCTACTATTTCAATAGCAGTGCTCATTGAAAATGATGACCCACTTGAGGCAATTCCCGTAGCAAAAGAATTAAAGGCAGTTGCGATTAACCCTGATTACGAAAAATTAAATTTGGAAATAGCTAATGAGATAAGAGCAGCAGGGTTTAAAATTTACCCTTGGACCGTAAACAAGCCTGAGGCAATTGATGAAATGAAACGAATAGGTGTAGATGGTATGTTTACCAACTTTCCAGAAAGAATAAAATAA